The following coding sequences lie in one Niabella agricola genomic window:
- a CDS encoding YifB family Mg chelatase-like AAA ATPase yields MLVKINGSAVYGVEAIPIIIEVNWMPSGKDPMIVGLPDSAVKESWQRVESTIKTNGYEMPRTKVVVNLAPADIKKSGAAFDLPIAIGLLAATEQLKAREALADYVIMGELSLDGALRSVKGALPIAIQARKQGFKGLIVPEVNAREAGMVNNLNVYGAAHIQEVLNFFENGEQGLSPVVVNTRDEFFNSQYDFDIDFSDVKGQENIKRALEIAAAGGHNALLIGPPGAGKTMLAKRLPTILPPLTLQEALETTKIHSVAGKLPENATLISKRPFRSPHHTISDVALVGGGSTPQPGEISLAHNGVLFLDELPEFKRSVLEVMRQPMEERKVTISRARIAVDFPASFMLMASMNPCPCGFHNHPERACTCPPGAVQKYLNRISGPLLDRIDLHVEVTPVPFSELSSARGEKTSGVIREAVIRAREIQLVRFEETPGIYCNAQMNSKQLKEICVIDNVGQVLLKRAMEKLGLSARAYDRILKVARTIADLEGVPEIRPEFLAEAIQYRSLDRESWAG; encoded by the coding sequence ATGTTGGTGAAGATCAATGGCAGTGCTGTTTATGGAGTGGAGGCCATACCCATCATTATAGAAGTTAACTGGATGCCTTCTGGTAAAGATCCTATGATTGTTGGCCTTCCGGACAGTGCTGTAAAAGAAAGCTGGCAACGGGTGGAAAGCACCATTAAGACCAATGGCTATGAGATGCCCCGGACCAAGGTTGTAGTAAACCTTGCACCTGCTGATATCAAAAAGAGTGGGGCGGCATTTGATTTGCCAATTGCCATCGGCTTGTTGGCTGCAACAGAACAACTGAAGGCCAGGGAGGCATTAGCGGACTATGTAATTATGGGCGAGCTCAGCCTTGATGGCGCCCTCCGTTCCGTAAAAGGGGCGTTACCGATTGCCATCCAGGCACGTAAACAGGGCTTTAAAGGATTGATCGTACCGGAAGTAAATGCCCGTGAGGCCGGCATGGTTAATAATCTGAATGTATATGGAGCGGCGCATATACAGGAAGTCTTGAATTTTTTTGAAAACGGAGAGCAGGGCTTAAGCCCGGTGGTGGTTAACACCCGGGATGAGTTTTTTAATTCGCAATATGATTTTGATATTGATTTCTCAGATGTAAAGGGCCAGGAAAACATCAAACGGGCGTTAGAGATTGCAGCTGCAGGCGGGCACAACGCGCTGCTGATCGGCCCTCCCGGAGCGGGAAAGACGATGCTGGCCAAACGGCTACCCACAATCCTTCCACCGCTTACGCTGCAGGAAGCGCTGGAGACAACAAAAATTCATTCCGTAGCCGGGAAGCTCCCGGAGAATGCCACACTGATCTCAAAACGGCCATTCCGGTCGCCTCATCATACCATTTCTGATGTAGCCCTGGTAGGCGGTGGTAGTACGCCACAGCCGGGCGAGATTTCGCTGGCACACAACGGGGTATTGTTTCTGGATGAGCTTCCGGAGTTTAAGCGATCCGTTTTAGAAGTAATGCGTCAGCCTATGGAAGAGCGGAAGGTAACGATATCCCGCGCCCGGATCGCGGTTGACTTCCCTGCAAGTTTTATGCTGATGGCTTCGATGAACCCCTGTCCCTGCGGGTTTCATAATCACCCGGAGCGAGCCTGTACCTGTCCTCCGGGAGCGGTTCAAAAATACCTCAACCGAATTTCCGGTCCTTTGCTGGACCGCATCGATCTGCATGTGGAGGTAACGCCGGTTCCATTCAGTGAATTATCCTCAGCACGTGGCGAAAAAACTTCCGGGGTAATCCGGGAAGCGGTAATCCGTGCCCGGGAAATCCAGCTGGTCCGATTTGAGGAAACGCCCGGCATTTACTGCAATGCGCAAATGAACAGCAAGCAGTTAAAAGAGATCTGTGTTATTGACAATGTTGGGCAAGTGTTGCTGAAACGGGCAATGGAAAAACTGGGTCTTTCGGCCCGGGCTTATGACCGCATTTTAAAAGTGGCGCGCACGATAGCCGATCTTGAAGGTGTGCCGGAGATCCGTCCGGAGTTTCTCGCCGAGGCGATTCAATACCGCAGCCTTGACCGGGAAAGCTGGGCGGGGTAA
- a CDS encoding DUF2304 domain-containing protein, which yields MNSIQIILIVCVSLMTLYITSIFKPNKLLILLLFLACVFIIVFPDELTAIAHLVGVNRGVDLLFYFTFLFLFLTIIVLYKKIRDLQKKITKLIRNDAVGNAEQLSGTAEPADGQ from the coding sequence ATGAACAGTATTCAAATCATATTGATCGTTTGCGTTTCGCTGATGACCCTGTATATCACCAGTATTTTCAAGCCCAACAAATTACTCATCCTATTACTTTTTCTTGCGTGCGTATTCATCATCGTGTTCCCGGACGAGCTGACGGCGATTGCCCACCTGGTGGGGGTAAACCGGGGGGTGGACCTGCTCTTTTATTTTACGTTTCTTTTTTTATTCCTTACCATTATTGTTTTATACAAAAAGATCCGGGATCTTCAAAAAAAGATCACCAAACTCATCCGCAACGATGCCGTCGGCAATGCAGAGCAGCTCTCCGGCACAGCCGAACCGGCAGACGGGCAATAA
- a CDS encoding glycosyltransferase family 2 protein — MSLNSSICVVIPTFNEAGVIRETLNELLAYRYVIVLVDDGSSDNTREVVWDLPIYYLRHAVNLGQGAAIQTGLNFAKTLPGCNYFVTFDADGQHPAEKITPMTEFLIAGNLDIVLGSRFLGTKALNMSRTRGMLLKIARVVNYCFSGLFLTDAHNGFRVMNRKAAAAIHLNENGMAHATEILIQIKACKLAYAEFPVVIAYTSYSLQKGQQNLDSVKILRQILINKFFK; from the coding sequence ATGTCTTTAAACAGTTCTATCTGCGTGGTGATTCCCACATTTAACGAAGCGGGGGTCATCAGAGAAACGCTCAATGAGCTGTTGGCTTATCGATATGTAATTGTGCTTGTGGATGATGGATCTTCAGACAACACAAGGGAAGTTGTATGGGACCTGCCCATTTATTATCTCCGCCATGCAGTAAACCTGGGCCAGGGAGCCGCCATTCAAACCGGGCTAAATTTTGCAAAGACGCTCCCGGGGTGCAACTATTTTGTAACTTTTGACGCGGACGGACAACACCCTGCGGAAAAAATTACACCCATGACTGAGTTTCTTATAGCCGGTAACCTGGATATTGTGCTGGGTTCGCGGTTCCTGGGTACAAAGGCGCTTAATATGAGCAGGACCCGCGGCATGCTTCTAAAAATAGCAAGGGTCGTTAATTATTGTTTTTCCGGACTTTTTCTTACCGATGCGCACAACGGATTTCGCGTGATGAACCGGAAAGCAGCCGCTGCGATTCATCTTAATGAAAACGGCATGGCCCATGCCACGGAAATCTTAATACAGATTAAAGCGTGCAAACTGGCCTATGCCGAATTCCCCGTAGTGATCGCATACACCAGTTATTCGCTTCAAAAAGGACAGCAAAACCTGGACAGTGTTAAAATCCTGCGGCAGATATTGATCAATAAATTTTTTAAATAA
- a CDS encoding tetratricopeptide repeat protein has product MTKIIEDPLKMKKPKSLIIAGAALLVLLVLAYANHFDNDFHFDDSHTIQENVAIRKLGNIPEFFTNPDMFSASSNHRGLRPLVTTSLAIDYWLGGGLHPFMFQLSTFLWHIGLCIMLFFMYRRLIGKVNTHKWVPFIALMGAGWFGLHTVVAETINYIISRSDVQSTFFIVASFLTYVAYPEKRKYGLYILLAVLGVFAKETVPVLPILLFFYLLLFENGFSLYDLFRRSNIKKVLACIWSLLPLIVVVAGVQLYTLSRMSQASASHGMSNPLGYNLLTQTYVWLHYFRSFFLPFDLSADTDLGVITNPLDWRIIAGILFVTTLIVTIFKTSRRSETRPIAFGLIWFAASLLPTSLVPFAEVMNDHRMYFAFVGLTLSVVTTLGLLVIKREAYFTRNKHYRFLIVAAFLVIAVNAFGVYKRNQVWDNEETLWKDVTEKSPNNGRGWMNYGLTLMAKGDYKRAVAIFTKARDLNSGYSTVYVNLGIAYGGLKLHNKAIENFSTALLLAPGDDVGYSYFARYFLEQNRFEDAKNMAERALAINSRSYMAYEVLMGALQGLSRWDQLKQTAAAALQLNPEDPKALQYLQAAQQRKTVTPLPKDVTNAVSVINYINISLEQYNEGEYEACINTCKQALSLDPNNADAYNNICAAYNMLKQWDKAREACTKALQLNPGHPNAPANLKWAIEQKL; this is encoded by the coding sequence ATGACCAAAATAATTGAAGATCCGTTAAAAATGAAGAAACCTAAAAGTTTGATAATAGCCGGTGCGGCGTTGCTGGTTCTTTTAGTTCTTGCGTATGCCAACCATTTCGACAATGATTTTCATTTTGACGACAGTCATACCATCCAGGAGAATGTAGCCATCCGTAAACTTGGTAATATTCCTGAGTTCTTTACTAACCCCGATATGTTTAGCGCCAGTAGCAACCACAGAGGCCTGCGCCCGTTGGTAACCACCTCGTTGGCCATTGATTACTGGTTGGGTGGCGGTTTGCACCCGTTCATGTTTCAGCTTTCCACATTCCTTTGGCATATCGGGTTGTGTATTATGTTGTTTTTTATGTACCGGAGGTTGATCGGGAAGGTCAACACCCATAAGTGGGTGCCATTTATCGCTTTGATGGGTGCGGGCTGGTTTGGCCTGCATACGGTTGTTGCAGAAACCATCAATTATATCATTTCCAGGTCGGATGTGCAATCTACATTCTTTATTGTAGCTTCCTTTTTGACGTATGTGGCCTACCCTGAGAAAAGAAAGTATGGATTATATATCCTGCTGGCAGTATTGGGTGTCTTTGCCAAAGAAACGGTTCCGGTATTGCCTATCCTTTTGTTCTTCTATTTACTGCTTTTCGAAAACGGGTTTTCGTTGTATGATCTCTTCAGGCGCTCAAACATCAAAAAGGTGCTGGCTTGCATCTGGTCTTTGCTGCCGCTGATTGTGGTTGTAGCGGGGGTTCAGCTATATACGCTTTCCCGGATGTCACAGGCTTCTGCATCACATGGAATGTCGAATCCCCTGGGGTATAACCTGCTTACGCAGACCTATGTTTGGTTGCATTATTTCCGGTCATTCTTTTTACCGTTTGATCTCAGCGCGGATACGGATCTGGGAGTGATTACCAATCCGCTCGATTGGCGTATTATTGCAGGGATATTGTTTGTTACCACGTTAATCGTTACCATTTTTAAAACATCCCGCAGAAGTGAAACCCGGCCCATAGCCTTCGGACTGATCTGGTTTGCTGCATCGTTACTGCCTACTTCCCTTGTGCCTTTTGCAGAGGTGATGAATGACCACCGGATGTATTTCGCCTTTGTGGGACTTACCTTAAGTGTCGTTACTACCCTGGGACTTTTGGTTATTAAGCGGGAGGCATACTTTACCAGGAATAAGCATTACCGGTTCCTCATCGTTGCGGCGTTTTTGGTGATTGCTGTGAATGCATTTGGCGTGTATAAACGCAACCAGGTATGGGATAATGAAGAAACTCTCTGGAAAGATGTAACAGAAAAAAGTCCCAATAACGGAAGAGGATGGATGAACTACGGACTAACACTGATGGCAAAAGGCGATTACAAGCGAGCTGTGGCGATCTTTACTAAAGCAAGAGATCTCAATTCCGGGTATAGCACTGTATACGTCAATCTTGGCATTGCGTATGGAGGATTGAAGTTGCACAACAAGGCGATAGAAAATTTTTCAACAGCCCTGCTACTGGCACCCGGCGACGATGTGGGCTACAGCTATTTTGCCCGCTATTTCCTGGAGCAGAACCGTTTTGAAGATGCCAAAAACATGGCAGAAAGGGCTTTGGCAATCAACAGTCGTTCATATATGGCCTACGAGGTATTGATGGGAGCCTTACAGGGGCTGAGCAGGTGGGATCAGTTAAAGCAGACGGCAGCGGCAGCGCTTCAGTTAAATCCGGAGGATCCGAAGGCCCTGCAATACCTGCAGGCAGCTCAACAGCGTAAAACAGTTACGCCACTCCCTAAAGATGTCACAAATGCCGTTTCGGTAATCAATTATATCAATATCAGCCTGGAGCAGTATAACGAGGGCGAGTATGAAGCGTGTATCAATACCTGTAAACAAGCGCTGTCTCTGGACCCGAACAATGCCGACGCGTATAACAATATCTGTGCAGCTTACAATATGCTAAAGCAATGGGATAAGGCACGTGAAGCCTGTACAAAGGCCCTGCAGCTGAATCCCGGGCACCCCAATGCCCCGGCTAATTTGAAATGGGCGATTGAGCAAAAATTGTAG
- a CDS encoding glycosyltransferase family 2 protein: MISAKEHTFVVPAYKDSPHLTRCIESLLEQTVPTHILIATSTPSDYIKTTAARYQVPYFVSDAASSIAGDWNFAMNQATTRYVTIAHQDDIYNRDFAKEVLIKLERFQNKKPLMVFTDYDDLVNGQKRKNSLNAVVKDALLLPFHLKQAIRSPFVKKSVLALGNSICCPSVTLDRQHINGMQFSPQYTCVLDWVAWLTLAKQEGAFIFINKRLVQHRIHIDSETTNQIKIGKRQQEEQAVLQSVWGQTLGGLIAKLYSRGLSDNKV, encoded by the coding sequence ATGATTTCAGCTAAAGAGCACACATTTGTAGTACCGGCATACAAAGATTCACCGCACCTGACCAGATGCATCGAAAGCTTGTTAGAGCAAACCGTTCCAACCCATATCCTGATTGCGACATCCACCCCTTCTGATTACATAAAAACCACCGCTGCCCGGTACCAGGTTCCCTATTTTGTTTCGGATGCAGCCAGTTCCATTGCAGGCGACTGGAACTTTGCGATGAACCAGGCCACCACCCGGTATGTGACCATCGCGCACCAGGATGATATCTACAACCGGGATTTTGCAAAAGAAGTGCTTATTAAACTAGAGCGGTTTCAAAACAAAAAACCGCTGATGGTGTTTACGGATTACGATGACCTTGTCAACGGCCAAAAGCGAAAAAACTCACTCAATGCGGTTGTAAAAGACGCACTGTTGCTCCCGTTCCATTTGAAACAGGCCATCCGGAGTCCATTCGTTAAAAAGTCGGTTCTGGCACTGGGTAATTCCATTTGCTGCCCTTCTGTAACGCTCGACCGGCAGCACATTAACGGAATGCAGTTCTCGCCGCAGTATACCTGCGTTTTGGACTGGGTGGCCTGGCTCACCCTTGCTAAACAGGAAGGCGCTTTTATTTTTATCAATAAAAGGCTGGTTCAGCACCGGATCCATATCGATTCTGAAACCACTAACCAGATTAAAATAGGAAAGCGCCAGCAAGAAGAACAGGCGGTATTACAATCCGTTTGGGGCCAGACATTGGGGGGGCTGATTGCAAAGCTTTACAGCAGAGGACTGAGCGACAATAAGGTTTAG
- a CDS encoding ABC transporter ATP-binding protein: MRILLQYIKPYRWLVVFALFLAAVNQIFSLFAPLISGKLLDLFATHPHHFDHAKTLPRSEHQYLFGSNGYHGLLFFLILLIGTAMVSRIAKAFQDYFVNVIIQKFGATIFTDGLKHSMRLPYQDFEDQRSGETLSILTKVRTDTEKFITSFINVFFVIIVSIVFVSIYAFQLHWSIMPVYAVGIFAIAFVTSLLSRRIKVIQKNIVKETTALAGTTTESLRNIEIVKSLGLTEQEVQRLNNNTFKILGLELKKVKSIRALSFIQGTMVNFLQQVIAFTLLWLIFKDAISPGQYLSLSFYGFFIFGPMQEIGNIIISYREAEASLNNFHKLMQRKAEPRPANPRQIGMIELLEFRNIVFRHQTAHFNALNDISFTVKKGETIAFVGPSGSGKSTLVKLLVGLYRPAKGTIYYDGVDGEAIDFDQLRVQIGFVTQDTQLFAGTIKENLLFVNPGATDNDLKDALEKASCTGLLARAENGLDTVIGEGGLKLSGGEKQRIAIARALLRHPHLLIFDEATSALDSITEEEITKTIKLVSSKKNQITVLIAHRLSTILHADRIYVLERGEIVETGDHHALLQQKGLYYAMWRQQIGERKKEAYDTVSA, from the coding sequence ATGCGTATTCTTCTTCAATATATCAAGCCCTATCGCTGGTTGGTAGTGTTTGCGCTGTTCCTGGCGGCCGTAAACCAGATTTTTTCACTTTTTGCCCCGCTGATCAGCGGAAAGTTGCTGGATCTTTTTGCCACGCATCCGCATCATTTTGATCATGCCAAAACCCTGCCGCGTTCGGAACACCAGTACCTGTTTGGCAGCAACGGGTATCACGGATTATTGTTCTTTTTAATACTACTGATTGGCACGGCGATGGTGAGCCGCATTGCCAAAGCCTTCCAGGATTATTTTGTCAATGTGATCATTCAAAAGTTTGGCGCAACTATTTTTACGGATGGGCTGAAGCATTCCATGCGATTGCCTTATCAGGATTTTGAGGATCAGCGCAGCGGGGAAACCCTTTCGATCCTCACCAAGGTCCGGACGGATACCGAAAAATTCATCACCAGTTTTATCAATGTGTTTTTTGTCATTATTGTCAGTATTGTCTTTGTATCCATCTATGCTTTCCAGTTGCATTGGTCTATTATGCCGGTATACGCTGTTGGCATTTTTGCCATTGCCTTCGTTACCAGCCTGCTCAGCAGGCGCATCAAGGTGATACAAAAAAATATTGTAAAAGAAACAACCGCGCTGGCGGGTACTACTACCGAAAGCCTGCGGAATATTGAAATCGTGAAAAGTCTGGGGCTGACAGAACAGGAGGTACAGCGACTCAATAACAATACGTTTAAGATTCTTGGGCTGGAGCTTAAAAAGGTAAAGAGCATCCGGGCGCTCAGTTTTATACAAGGTACAATGGTGAATTTTTTACAACAGGTGATTGCGTTTACATTGTTGTGGCTGATCTTTAAAGACGCCATTTCCCCCGGTCAGTATCTTTCCCTTTCGTTTTATGGATTTTTCATTTTTGGTCCCATGCAGGAAATTGGCAATATTATTATTTCTTACCGGGAGGCCGAAGCTTCGCTGAATAATTTTCATAAGCTCATGCAGCGAAAGGCAGAGCCGCGTCCGGCCAATCCCCGGCAGATCGGGATGATTGAATTGCTGGAGTTCCGGAATATTGTTTTCCGTCATCAAACGGCCCATTTTAATGCGCTGAATGATATTTCCTTTACGGTTAAAAAAGGCGAAACGATCGCGTTTGTAGGACCCAGTGGTTCCGGAAAAAGTACACTGGTGAAATTGCTGGTAGGTCTTTACCGCCCGGCAAAAGGAACGATTTATTATGACGGTGTAGACGGCGAAGCAATCGACTTTGACCAACTGCGGGTTCAGATTGGTTTTGTAACACAGGACACCCAGCTCTTCGCGGGTACGATAAAGGAGAACCTGTTATTTGTAAATCCCGGAGCTACCGATAACGATCTGAAGGATGCGCTGGAAAAAGCCAGTTGTACGGGTTTGCTGGCGCGTGCCGAGAACGGCCTGGATACGGTGATCGGTGAAGGAGGATTAAAACTAAGCGGCGGCGAGAAGCAGCGTATCGCCATTGCACGGGCATTGCTACGACATCCGCATCTGCTGATTTTTGATGAAGCAACGTCTGCATTGGATTCGATTACAGAAGAAGAAATTACCAAAACGATTAAGCTGGTGTCTTCAAAGAAAAACCAGATTACGGTACTGATTGCGCACCGGTTGAGTACCATACTGCATGCAGACCGGATCTATG